One window of Bacillus alkalicellulosilyticus genomic DNA carries:
- a CDS encoding phospho-sugar mutase: MDWRQEYKKWNENQALEPELKEILEKYKDDDVTLEDCFYKNLEFGTGGMRGEIGPGSNRMNTYTIRKAAEGLARYIEEHGEEAVRRGVVIAYDSRHKSPEFALEAALTLGNHGIQTYLFQELRPTPELSFAVRYLNAFSGIVITASHNPPEYNGFKVYGDDGGQLPPGPADHLVRKVNEVEDELAIEVAQENELKASQLLKMLGEEVDLAYNTELQTIIVNPKLVQEDGKNVSIVFTPLHGTANIPVRRVFETSGFTNVSVVKEQELPDPNFSTVTSPNPEEHAAFELAIKLGEEITADVLIATDPDADRVGVATKNEEGQYVVLTGNQTGALMLDYILSQKKALNELPDNGVVLKTIVTSDIGRAIATHYGIEVVDTLTGFKFIGEKIKEYEENNSKTFLFGYEESYGYLIGDFVRDKDAVQACLLAGELTAYYKKRGMTLYQGLIEVFEKYGFYLEDLESLTLKGKAGIEKIQSILSHFRANPIKEIANHKVDFVEDYKTSERLYLESNLVETIDLPKSDVIKYILEDGTWVCMRPSGTEPKVKFYFGVKRSTLSESQQFLASVKQELMAKIQSLV, encoded by the coding sequence ATGGACTGGAGACAAGAATATAAAAAATGGAATGAAAATCAAGCACTAGAACCTGAACTAAAAGAGATTTTAGAAAAATATAAAGATGATGACGTAACATTGGAAGATTGTTTTTATAAAAATCTAGAATTCGGTACAGGCGGCATGCGAGGGGAAATCGGACCAGGATCAAATCGAATGAATACATATACCATTCGCAAAGCAGCTGAAGGGCTTGCTCGTTACATCGAAGAGCATGGGGAAGAGGCTGTTCGTAGAGGAGTTGTTATCGCTTATGACTCTAGACATAAGTCTCCGGAGTTCGCACTTGAAGCGGCGCTGACTTTAGGGAATCATGGAATTCAAACCTATTTATTTCAAGAACTTCGACCAACTCCAGAGCTCTCGTTTGCGGTTAGATACTTAAACGCTTTTTCAGGAATTGTAATTACAGCTAGTCATAATCCACCAGAATATAATGGGTTTAAAGTGTATGGTGATGATGGAGGGCAATTACCTCCAGGGCCAGCTGACCATCTAGTCAGAAAAGTAAATGAAGTAGAAGATGAGTTAGCGATTGAAGTTGCCCAGGAAAATGAGTTAAAAGCATCACAATTGTTAAAAATGCTAGGAGAAGAAGTTGACCTGGCTTATAATACGGAACTTCAAACGATAATCGTGAATCCAAAACTTGTTCAGGAAGATGGAAAGAATGTCTCCATAGTGTTTACTCCACTTCACGGCACAGCCAATATCCCTGTGCGTCGAGTCTTTGAAACAAGTGGTTTTACAAATGTATCGGTCGTAAAAGAACAGGAATTACCTGATCCGAACTTTTCAACTGTAACGTCTCCTAATCCTGAAGAACATGCAGCTTTTGAATTAGCCATCAAGCTTGGGGAAGAAATTACAGCTGATGTGCTCATAGCAACAGACCCAGATGCTGACCGAGTGGGTGTTGCGACAAAGAATGAAGAAGGACAATATGTCGTGTTAACAGGGAATCAAACAGGTGCCCTTATGCTTGACTATATTCTTTCACAAAAAAAAGCATTAAACGAATTACCGGACAATGGGGTTGTTCTAAAAACGATTGTTACTTCGGATATCGGTCGAGCGATTGCAACTCACTATGGCATTGAAGTGGTCGACACACTGACAGGATTTAAGTTCATTGGTGAGAAAATTAAAGAGTATGAAGAGAACAACAGCAAAACATTCCTTTTTGGTTATGAGGAAAGCTATGGTTATTTGATTGGTGATTTTGTTCGAGATAAAGATGCGGTTCAAGCATGTTTGCTTGCAGGCGAATTAACCGCGTATTATAAAAAGCGTGGGATGACACTTTATCAAGGACTGATTGAAGTGTTTGAGAAATACGGTTTTTATTTAGAAGACCTTGAATCTCTTACGCTTAAAGGAAAAGCGGGTATTGAAAAAATTCAGTCCATTCTCTCTCATTTCCGAGCGAATCCAATAAAAGAAATAGCAAACCATAAAGTTGATTTTGTGGAAGATTATAAAACAAGTGAACGGCTATATCTAGAAAGTAACCTAGTAGAGACAATTGATTTACCTAAATCTGATGTAATCAAATATATCCTAGAAGATGGTACATGGGTATGTATGAGACCATCAGGAACGGAACCAAAGGTCAAGTTCTATTTTGGTGTTAAACGCTCAACATTATCGGAAAGTCAACAGTTTTTAGCTTCTGTAAAGCAAGAGCTAATGGCTAAAATTCAGTCGTTAGTATAA
- a CDS encoding FixH family protein, protein MNIEKIIVKHPILSLSLAIFFIILTTWVTYTLLMKETLQTNWKLDVVGTEHTYRSGDRTDFHVFLEDENGEPITNANVKVTFDMPDMVHNIQKTMHHLEGGLYEAEVIFSMGGTWIGVIEASQGGNQYINQALIEVDGPTIPEGNRDPADHFSLEQPLPSWIIQEVRQ, encoded by the coding sequence ATGAATATTGAAAAAATCATAGTCAAACACCCTATTCTTTCATTGTCCTTAGCTATATTCTTTATTATTCTTACAACATGGGTGACTTACACATTATTGATGAAAGAAACGTTACAAACAAATTGGAAATTAGATGTTGTAGGAACAGAACATACTTATCGTTCAGGAGATAGAACGGACTTTCACGTATTTCTTGAAGATGAAAATGGTGAACCGATTACAAACGCCAATGTAAAGGTAACTTTTGATATGCCTGATATGGTTCATAACATCCAAAAGACGATGCACCACCTTGAGGGAGGTTTATATGAGGCAGAAGTCATATTCTCAATGGGTGGAACGTGGATTGGTGTGATAGAAGCTAGTCAAGGTGGAAATCAATACATTAATCAAGCTCTTATAGAAGTAGATGGACCGACTATCCCAGAAGGAAACCGTGATCCCGCCGACCATTTTAGTTTAGAACAACCATTGCCTTCTTGGATAATCCAAGAGGTAAGGCAATAA
- a CDS encoding aldose epimerase family protein has product MKVSKSIFGEFNGQPVDAYTISNSNNMTFTCISYGCIITSILTPDRNGNVEEVTLGFDDLPNYINNSPYFGSIVGRIAGRIGGAQFELDGKTYTLAKNDGENHLHGGIHSFSHVVWNASVIENEKEAGVEFTYTSPDGEEGFPGTVELSVKYILNNENEITMSYNGVTDQKTLLNMTNHTYFNLSGNIKTDVSSHKLTMKSNKFIELQENLIPTGEFLEVEGTPFDFRNGRLLGEGFTSPHIQNIRASKGYDHPFMLSENHNEEIILEDEKSGRALLVETDEPCVVVYTSNMLGGEFDIRGTKAQPYLAVCLETQGAPDSIHHPQFGSSILDKGESYSRTTTFRFFVKE; this is encoded by the coding sequence ATGAAAGTAAGCAAATCAATTTTTGGTGAGTTCAATGGACAACCTGTAGATGCGTATACAATAAGCAATTCAAACAACATGACATTTACGTGTATATCTTACGGTTGTATTATTACAAGTATTTTAACTCCAGACCGTAACGGGAATGTAGAAGAGGTGACGTTAGGGTTTGATGATTTACCTAATTACATTAACAACTCTCCGTATTTTGGCTCAATCGTTGGAAGAATTGCTGGGAGAATTGGTGGAGCTCAGTTCGAGCTTGATGGCAAAACATATACATTAGCTAAAAACGATGGAGAAAACCATTTACATGGTGGGATTCATTCTTTTAGCCATGTCGTTTGGAATGCATCGGTAATCGAAAATGAAAAAGAAGCAGGGGTAGAATTTACATACACTAGCCCTGATGGTGAAGAGGGATTCCCTGGAACCGTTGAGCTAAGTGTGAAATACATATTAAATAATGAGAATGAAATCACGATGTCATATAACGGTGTAACAGACCAAAAAACATTGCTAAACATGACAAATCATACGTACTTTAATTTGAGTGGGAATATAAAGACGGATGTTTCCTCACACAAGTTGACGATGAAAAGTAACAAATTTATTGAGCTACAAGAAAATTTAATTCCAACAGGTGAATTCCTGGAAGTCGAAGGTACTCCTTTTGATTTCAGAAATGGAAGATTGCTTGGGGAAGGTTTTACATCGCCGCATATCCAAAATATACGTGCTAGTAAAGGCTATGACCATCCATTTATGCTAAGCGAAAATCACAACGAAGAAATTATTTTAGAGGATGAGAAAAGCGGAAGAGCCTTACTCGTTGAAACCGATGAGCCTTGTGTTGTCGTTTACACGAGTAATATGTTAGGTGGCGAGTTCGACATCCGCGGTACAAAAGCGCAGCCTTATTTAGCGGTATGCCTTGAGACTCAAGGAGCACCTGATTCTATCCACCATCCTCAATTTGGGTCAAGCATTTTAGACAAAGGTGAGAGCTATAGTAGGACTACGACCTTTCGTTTTTTTGTAAAGGAATAA
- the mutM gene encoding DNA-formamidopyrimidine glycosylase, which yields MPELPEMETYKRMLTTKVVGKPISNIIVTREKSLNIKSEFFQNTLQGNSFTQIDRRAKYLLFHLQTGQVLLLHLMLGGWMYFGREEESPDRTKQITLSFQQESLYFIGLRLGYLHLFDQRQIEEKLKDLGPDPLSLTAPDFMTLVKKRRGVLKTTLVNQQFVSGIGNFYSDEICFEAGLLPMRTADSLTDEEIAKLFNSMQRVLQLGIQNGGYMDHPFFHGDSLTGSFYQQANVYDREGEPCKRCGTTISKTILSSKKSFYCQNCQS from the coding sequence GTGCCTGAATTACCTGAAATGGAAACCTATAAACGAATGTTAACAACCAAGGTGGTTGGAAAGCCTATCAGCAATATAATAGTAACTCGTGAAAAATCACTAAATATCAAAAGTGAGTTTTTTCAAAATACACTTCAAGGGAACAGTTTCACTCAGATTGACAGACGTGCTAAATATTTATTATTTCACCTTCAGACCGGTCAAGTGCTTCTACTTCACCTCATGCTTGGAGGGTGGATGTATTTCGGAAGAGAAGAGGAAAGTCCTGATCGCACAAAACAAATCACTCTTTCGTTTCAACAAGAATCGCTTTATTTTATTGGGCTACGACTCGGGTATTTACACCTATTCGACCAAAGGCAAATTGAAGAAAAGTTGAAGGACCTAGGACCTGACCCATTATCATTGACAGCACCTGATTTTATGACGTTAGTCAAAAAACGAAGAGGAGTTCTAAAAACAACGTTAGTTAATCAGCAATTCGTCTCGGGCATAGGAAATTTTTACTCAGATGAAATTTGTTTTGAAGCTGGACTGTTGCCTATGCGAACGGCTGATTCACTGACTGACGAAGAGATTGCAAAGCTTTTCAATTCAATGCAAAGAGTATTACAGCTCGGAATACAAAACGGCGGATATATGGACCATCCTTTCTTTCACGGGGACAGCCTCACCGGTTCTTTTTATCAACAAGCCAATGTGTATGACCGAGAAGGGGAACCTTGTAAAAGGTGTGGAACAACGATTAGTAAAACGATACTTTCCTCTAAAAAATCGTTTTACTGCCAAAACTGCCAATCTTGA
- a CDS encoding bifunctional GNAT family N-acetyltransferase/carbon-nitrogen hydrolase family protein has protein sequence MKKLDVSKFEKIIEIRNIERRDFNDIIALQQLCFPNMEPWKIEHLESHLETFPEGQFCVEYDGIIIGSCSSLIVNFDEYDDQHTYDDITDEGYITNHDPEGYNLYGIEVMVHPEYRRMKIGRRLYEARKDLARQLNLKSIIIGGRIPNYFKHADSLTPREYVEQVTLHNIYDPVLTFQIINGFTLKRINKDYLEDDKASMKYATLMEWNNIDYQATTKRQFKTSFPVRITSIQYMMKKIESFEDFAVQCEYYTDVAAGYGSDFAVFPEIFTTQLLSFLPEKSPSRAIRRLTAFTEDYIRLFTGLAIKYNINIIGGSHFVEEGEKIYNIAYLFRRDGSIEKQYKLHITPNERKYWGISQGDEIKVFDTDCGKIAIQICYDVEFPELARIATDKGANIIFTPFCTDERQGYLRVRYCAQARAIENQVYTVISGTVGNLPDVENMDIQYAQSGIFSPSDFSFPRDGIAGECNPNIDTVVVADVDLEILRRHRKSGTVNQLRDRRHDIYEINYKNDK, from the coding sequence ATGAAAAAGCTTGATGTTTCTAAGTTTGAAAAAATTATAGAAATACGAAATATCGAACGTAGAGATTTCAACGACATCATTGCATTACAACAACTTTGCTTCCCGAATATGGAGCCATGGAAAATTGAGCATTTGGAAAGTCATCTTGAAACGTTTCCAGAAGGACAGTTCTGTGTAGAATACGATGGAATCATCATAGGGTCGTGTTCTAGTTTAATTGTTAACTTTGATGAATATGATGACCAACATACGTATGATGATATTACTGATGAAGGATATATCACGAATCATGATCCTGAAGGTTATAATTTATATGGGATTGAAGTCATGGTGCATCCAGAGTATCGTCGCATGAAAATTGGGCGTCGATTATATGAAGCACGTAAAGATTTAGCAAGACAACTTAATTTAAAAAGCATTATTATTGGTGGGCGAATCCCGAATTATTTTAAGCATGCGGATAGCTTGACGCCAAGGGAATATGTTGAGCAAGTCACTTTGCATAATATTTATGACCCCGTGTTAACGTTCCAAATTATAAATGGGTTTACGTTAAAGCGTATCAACAAAGATTACTTAGAAGATGACAAGGCATCAATGAAATATGCGACATTAATGGAATGGAACAATATTGATTATCAAGCGACAACGAAACGACAATTTAAAACCTCGTTCCCTGTTAGAATCACATCAATTCAATATATGATGAAAAAAATTGAGTCGTTTGAAGACTTTGCTGTTCAATGTGAGTACTATACAGACGTAGCTGCAGGATATGGATCTGATTTTGCCGTATTCCCAGAAATTTTTACGACACAGCTGCTCTCGTTCTTACCTGAAAAAAGTCCGAGTCGAGCGATACGACGTTTAACAGCCTTCACTGAAGATTATATTCGCTTGTTTACTGGACTGGCGATTAAATATAACATCAATATAATTGGTGGGTCTCATTTTGTTGAAGAGGGAGAAAAAATTTATAACATTGCTTATTTATTTCGTCGAGATGGATCAATTGAAAAACAATATAAACTACACATTACACCGAATGAGCGAAAATATTGGGGAATTAGTCAGGGCGATGAAATCAAAGTCTTCGATACAGATTGTGGAAAAATCGCCATTCAAATCTGTTATGACGTGGAGTTTCCTGAGCTAGCTCGAATTGCTACAGACAAAGGGGCTAACATTATATTTACTCCATTTTGTACTGATGAACGACAAGGCTATCTTCGAGTAAGATATTGCGCTCAGGCAAGGGCAATAGAAAACCAAGTGTATACAGTGATTTCAGGAACAGTTGGAAATCTTCCTGATGTGGAAAACATGGACATTCAATATGCTCAGTCAGGAATCTTTTCTCCATCCGACTTTTCGTTTCCTCGAGATGGAATTGCCGGGGAGTGTAATCCGAACATTGATACCGTTGTTGTAGCTGATGTAGATTTAGAAATATTACGCCGTCATCGAAAATCCGGAACCGTCAACCAGCTTCGCGACCGACGACACGATATTTATGAAATTAATTATAAAAACGATAAATAA
- the glgB gene encoding 1,4-alpha-glucan branching protein GlgB gives MDNSISDYDLYLFHQGNLYQSYQMLGSHLSTVGKQGVRFAVWAPHAKKVSVVGDFNQWHGEKHPMHRLTKSGVWVCFIPDLQAGVNYKYEILTSTGEILLKADPYAFYSEVRPHTASKVHPFPSYQWKDEVWQKRKHKRNVHEEPLLIYEVHLGSWHLSEGGEHLSYREMADLLVKYVTEMGYTHIEILPITEHPYDRSWGYQSTGYFSVTSRFGTPEDFMYLVDLCHQHHIGVFLDWVPSHFCKDAHGLRMFDGEPLYEYSDPRKSEKKEWGTLSFDFGKPEVVSFLISNALFWLDVFHIDGLRVDAVSSMLYLNYGKQDEADRVYNEYGGEENIEAIEFIRKLNTAVFASHPGVYMMAEESTSWPLVSSPTYIGGLGFNFKWNMGWMNDMLRYMELDPVHRKWHHELITFSFFYSFSENFILPLSHDEVVHGKKSLLNKMPGDYWQKFSNLRLFLGYMMTHPGKKLIFMGGEFGQFDEWKDLEDIDWELLDYPSHQKMFQYSKELHSFYQQEQALWELDHDSNGFEWIDPHNHEQSIIIFLRRGSSPEESIIVVCNFTPVVHYDYHIGVPEQANYYEAFNSDCEKYGGSNQTHDTLLVSENQNWHNQPYRITIKVPPLAMVVFKKKIDKNEQKEGAIK, from the coding sequence TTGGACAATTCAATTAGCGATTATGACCTCTATTTATTTCATCAAGGGAACTTGTACCAAAGCTACCAGATGCTCGGTTCACACCTTTCAACCGTGGGAAAACAAGGAGTTCGTTTTGCTGTATGGGCGCCACATGCCAAAAAAGTATCTGTTGTTGGAGATTTTAATCAATGGCATGGCGAAAAGCACCCGATGCATAGACTTACAAAATCTGGAGTGTGGGTTTGCTTTATACCAGATCTCCAAGCAGGCGTGAACTATAAGTATGAAATTCTCACCTCAACAGGAGAGATTCTGCTAAAAGCAGATCCATATGCCTTTTACTCAGAGGTTCGTCCTCATACAGCCTCTAAGGTTCACCCTTTCCCCTCATACCAATGGAAGGATGAGGTCTGGCAAAAAAGGAAACACAAACGAAATGTACATGAAGAACCATTATTAATTTATGAAGTCCACCTTGGTTCTTGGCACCTCTCTGAAGGTGGTGAGCATTTGTCTTACCGGGAGATGGCCGATTTGCTTGTGAAATATGTAACAGAAATGGGATATACCCATATTGAAATCCTTCCTATAACAGAACATCCTTATGACCGTTCGTGGGGATATCAATCTACTGGATATTTTTCTGTAACAAGTCGATTTGGTACTCCTGAGGATTTTATGTATCTTGTTGACCTATGTCACCAGCATCATATCGGTGTATTTCTTGATTGGGTCCCTAGCCATTTTTGTAAAGATGCTCATGGACTTCGAATGTTTGATGGAGAACCACTCTATGAATACAGTGATCCTAGAAAATCCGAAAAAAAAGAATGGGGTACATTAAGTTTTGATTTTGGAAAACCAGAAGTTGTCAGTTTCTTAATTTCAAATGCTCTGTTTTGGCTGGATGTGTTTCATATTGATGGATTACGAGTCGACGCTGTATCAAGCATGCTTTATTTAAATTATGGCAAACAAGATGAGGCAGACCGTGTATATAACGAGTACGGCGGAGAAGAAAATATTGAAGCCATTGAGTTTATCCGGAAGTTAAATACAGCCGTATTTGCGTCTCATCCCGGTGTGTATATGATGGCCGAAGAATCCACATCATGGCCACTTGTAAGTTCTCCTACTTATATAGGCGGCCTTGGATTTAATTTCAAATGGAACATGGGCTGGATGAATGACATGCTCCGCTATATGGAACTTGACCCAGTCCACCGAAAATGGCATCACGAGCTGATCACTTTTTCATTTTTTTATAGTTTTTCTGAGAATTTCATTCTACCTTTGTCACACGATGAAGTCGTTCATGGAAAGAAATCTCTACTTAACAAAATGCCAGGGGATTATTGGCAAAAGTTCTCTAATCTCCGTCTTTTCCTTGGTTACATGATGACCCATCCAGGAAAGAAACTCATATTCATGGGCGGTGAATTTGGACAGTTTGATGAATGGAAGGACTTAGAAGATATTGATTGGGAGTTATTAGATTATCCTTCACATCAAAAAATGTTTCAGTATTCGAAGGAACTCCATTCTTTTTACCAACAAGAGCAAGCATTATGGGAACTAGACCATGACTCTAATGGGTTTGAATGGATCGATCCTCATAATCATGAGCAAAGCATTATTATTTTTTTACGCCGCGGGAGCAGTCCTGAAGAATCTATAATCGTTGTTTGTAATTTCACACCGGTTGTCCATTATGACTATCACATCGGTGTTCCTGAGCAAGCAAATTATTATGAAGCCTTTAATAGTGATTGTGAAAAGTATGGCGGTTCAAATCAAACTCATGACACGCTCTTGGTTAGCGAAAATCAAAACTGGCATAATCAACCTTATCGAATCACGATAAAAGTTCCACCACTCGCAATGGTTGTTTTCAAGAAAAAAATAGATAAAAACGAGCAGAAAGAGGGAGCGATTAAATGA
- a CDS encoding YesL family protein, which yields MEALTSKDEGDESMDVKGFTGVIMVICEWVMRLAVVNLLWMLGTLVGLGVFGIMPATISLFTVTRKWMLGDLDVPIFKTFVSTYKKEFIKSNLAGLLFAFVAYVLYIDFLFVSTLEGMLHTVLMVALLTAVLCYCVIVLYFFPLYVHYELKLFQYFKRSLLLGLIRPFSTIMIVIALATIYIPFLLFPALIPFFGVSLGGYVIMYISYRLFTNIAKKQEELTAQGQTQAEA from the coding sequence ATGGAAGCGCTAACTTCTAAGGATGAAGGTGATGAATCAATGGATGTAAAGGGATTTACAGGAGTAATCATGGTCATTTGCGAGTGGGTAATGAGACTAGCAGTTGTTAATCTATTGTGGATGCTTGGAACACTAGTAGGTTTAGGTGTTTTTGGTATCATGCCTGCTACAATTTCTTTATTTACAGTGACAAGAAAGTGGATGTTGGGAGACTTGGATGTACCAATCTTCAAAACGTTTGTCTCTACATATAAAAAGGAATTTATTAAATCCAATCTTGCAGGTTTACTATTCGCCTTTGTAGCCTATGTTTTATATATTGATTTCTTGTTTGTGTCAACGCTAGAAGGGATGCTTCATACCGTGTTAATGGTTGCATTACTAACAGCAGTGCTATGTTACTGTGTCATTGTCCTGTACTTCTTTCCTTTGTATGTTCATTATGAATTAAAACTGTTTCAATACTTTAAGCGCTCCTTATTACTCGGATTAATTCGGCCGTTTTCTACGATTATGATCGTAATTGCTTTAGCGACAATCTACATTCCATTTTTGTTGTTCCCAGCATTAATCCCTTTTTTCGGAGTGAGTTTAGGAGGATATGTCATCATGTATATTTCCTATCGCCTTTTCACGAACATTGCAAAAAAACAAGAAGAGTTAACTGCCCAAGGTCAAACTCAAGCGGAAGCATAA
- a CDS encoding SpoVR family protein, whose product MAVDEGKKLEYAIEEITEIATDFGLDFYPMRYEICPSDIIYTFGAYGMPTRFSHWSFGKQFHKMKLQYDLGLSKIYELVINSNPCYAFLLDSNSLIQNKLIIAHVLAHCDFFKNNVRFSNTRRDMVESMSATAERIARYELIHGKEEVETFLDAILSIQEHIDPSLVRPKLSWSLEDEEEEDDNPKYSSPYDDLWELDSEKKEEEPKKRKKKFPPRPEKDLLLFIEEYSRELEPWQRDVLTMMREEMLYFWPQLETKIMNEGWASYWHMRILREMNLTTEETIEYAKLNAGVIQPSKTQINPYYLGLKIFEDIEERYDNPTKEMQDIQGVKPGSGREKIFEVREIESDISFIRNYLTKDLVGREDMYLFQKQGADYKVIDKEWEKVRDQLVQSRVNGGFPYLTVTDGDYLKNGELYITHHFEGTELDVSYLEKVLPNIYQLWGRTVHMETTINEKRIDFIYDGRKVHRKYL is encoded by the coding sequence ATGGCAGTGGATGAAGGGAAAAAGTTAGAATATGCGATAGAGGAAATTACGGAAATTGCTACAGATTTCGGGTTAGATTTTTATCCAATGAGGTATGAAATATGCCCATCTGATATTATTTATACATTTGGCGCATATGGTATGCCTACGAGGTTCTCTCATTGGAGTTTCGGCAAACAGTTCCATAAAATGAAACTCCAGTACGACCTAGGGTTAAGTAAGATTTATGAACTTGTGATTAATTCAAATCCTTGTTATGCCTTCTTACTGGATTCGAATAGCCTGATTCAAAATAAGTTAATCATTGCTCACGTTCTTGCCCATTGTGACTTCTTCAAAAACAATGTTCGCTTTTCTAATACTAGGCGTGACATGGTTGAAAGCATGAGTGCTACGGCGGAACGTATCGCCCGGTATGAACTTATTCATGGGAAGGAAGAGGTCGAAACGTTTTTAGATGCCATTTTATCGATTCAAGAACATATCGATCCAAGTCTAGTTCGTCCTAAGCTTTCTTGGTCTTTGGAAGATGAAGAAGAAGAGGATGACAACCCTAAGTACAGTTCACCATATGATGATTTATGGGAGCTAGATAGTGAGAAAAAAGAAGAAGAACCGAAAAAAAGAAAAAAGAAATTTCCACCTAGACCAGAGAAAGACTTGTTACTTTTCATTGAGGAGTACAGTAGAGAACTTGAGCCATGGCAACGCGATGTGTTAACGATGATGCGCGAGGAAATGCTTTATTTCTGGCCACAGCTAGAAACAAAAATCATGAACGAAGGCTGGGCTTCCTATTGGCATATGCGTATTCTTCGTGAAATGAACTTAACGACCGAGGAGACGATTGAATACGCCAAGCTCAATGCTGGAGTCATTCAACCTTCCAAAACACAAATCAATCCATATTACCTTGGGCTGAAAATCTTTGAGGACATTGAAGAGCGTTATGATAATCCAACAAAGGAAATGCAAGACATTCAAGGCGTAAAGCCAGGAAGTGGCAGGGAAAAAATCTTTGAAGTCAGAGAAATAGAATCGGATATTTCTTTTATTCGCAACTATCTAACAAAAGATTTGGTTGGTCGAGAAGATATGTATTTGTTCCAAAAGCAAGGGGCTGACTATAAAGTGATTGATAAAGAATGGGAAAAGGTAAGAGACCAACTTGTTCAATCAAGAGTTAATGGTGGGTTTCCTTATTTAACGGTAACCGATGGTGATTATCTAAAAAATGGAGAGCTGTACATTACTCATCATTTTGAAGGAACAGAGTTAGATGTTAGTTATTTAGAAAAGGTATTGCCTAACATCTATCAGTTGTGGGGTCGTACGGTTCATATGGAAACGACGATTAATGAGAAAAGAATTGATTTTATATACGATGGTCGAAAGGTTCATCGAAAATATCTGTGA